The genomic stretch GCCCGAGCTCTTCCAGGCTTTCTGAATCAACATCAACAATAATTACCTGAGGGTCGTACAGCGGAGCCGGGTTGTTTTGAAGGAAAAAGTCAAAGGATTTCAGGCGTAATTCATGGAGGAGGGGAGGGTCGTACTGTGAGAGAAGAATAAAGAAGAGCGTGAGAAGAACCCCTGTAACAGAGAGCGAGCTGATCCTGCATCTTTTTCGGAGGCGAGAAAACATCAGAGGTTCAAAGGGACCATAGTCGCCAGGTCATCGTTCCCGAGGGCATGGCTGATTATTATTCCGTTTTATCATCTGAGGGTTTCAATTCGCTTACCAGACGGTCCAACTCCTTGCGTAACCTCTTCACTTCACGGATCATATCTGGAAGCCGGGTAAATGCCGCCGCTGCCCGACCCCATTTTTTAACGTCAACAGCCGGTACCCCACCGACAACAGCACCTTTTTTCTGATCATTATGCACACCAGACAGAGCAGCCACCATAACTCCGTCATCAAGATTGATATGACCGCCCACTGCAGCCCGTGCCGCCAAAACAACATTCCGGCCTAAGGTCGAGCTGCCAGCCATGCCGGACTGTCCTACCAGGATTGAGTTCTCACCGATAACACAGTTATGGCCCACCATGACCTGATTATCAATACGCACCCCGCTTTGTACATGGGTGGTACCAAAGGCTGCTCGGTCGACGCAGGAATTCGCTCCAATCTGGACATCATCATCGATACGAACCGTGCCCACCTGGGGTTTGGTGACATGGATGCCTGTTTGGGGATCTGTGGCAAAACCGAAACCGTCGCTACCGATCACCGCCCCGTGATGCAGAACAACCCGTTTGCCAAGGGTGCAACCGCAAGCGACCACGGTATTGGCATGGAGCACGCAGTCATCACCGATTTGCACATCGTCACCGATGACTGCCCCAGATTCAATTTTGACGCGATCGCCGATATGGACCCGATCACCGATACCGGCTAAGGCAGCAATAGAGACCTGCTCACTGATTGAACAGTCAGCACCGATAACGGCCCGATCATGAATGCCGGTGGCCTGAAATTCTTCCTCTAATAAATAATTATGAATGCGAGCTGAGGCCAGATCAACATTCTCAACCTGAAGTAAGGGGATCTCAGCTTTTGAAAAATCGGTCGGAACAATACAGGCTGAGGCCTTGCTGACTGTCAATTTATCAGCCAATTTTATCGTATTGATAAAAGAGAGTTGGCCTGGTTCAGCCAGTTCCAGGCTGTTCAGGGTGGTAACAGTCAGTTGATCGTCACCAATGATTTTCCCGTTAACAAGAGCGGCTAATTCGCCAAGGGTTGCTGTTTTCATATTTTTTTTATTAATAAAGGGAATAAGAGGTTATGCGAAGGAGCATAGCGTATTTAACCGGCAGGGTAAAGAAAAACAGACTGACGCAAGGCGTTGAAGCCCTTGAGTTCTTCCTCCCAGGAGCGCTCCAGTTCTATAATATCCGATCCTTCCTCTAGGGCTTTACGCAGTTCCTTGTCACCGAGAATCAGATCCATAGGCAGGAGGTCGTACTCATACTCATAGGGCGGCTGCTTATAGGCGAATTCTTCCGGATAGAGGCGGAACAGGGTCTGGAAAAGGGCCAGGCTCAGGCGGTAGGAACGAAAGGCTTGGGGTTCTGTAACATGGAGATGAAAGCCCGCACAGGGCTGTCCTGCCCATTTACCCGAGGTCGGCTCAAAGACAAGGGGTCTGAGGACACAGCCTGGCAGGTTCAGCCTGGACATGCTTTCCAATACCTGCGTCAGATCAATAAACGGAGCCCCGGTTAACTCAAAAGGGAGGGTGGTGCCCCGTCCTTCAGAGATATTGGTTCCTTCCCAGATCACTTGACCGGGATAAACAAGGGCTGTCAGCGGGCCGGGCATATTGGGCGAGGGGAAGACCCAAGGGAAGTCGGTGTCCGCAAAAAACATCTCTCGCTGCCAACCTTGCATCCTGATGACCTCAAGCTCGGCATGAAGGCCCATTTCTCGGTTGCAGAGCAGGGCCAGCTCGCCCATCGTAAGGCCGTGCCGCATGGGGATTTCATACAGGCCGACAAAGGAACGAAATTCGCGTTTAAGTAGATTACCTTCTACAATATGACCACCCACCGGATTGGGACGATCCAGGACCACCACCTTTTTCCCGGTTTCCGCAGCCCGCTGGAGGCAGTACACTACGGTCCAGATAAAGGTATACACTCTGGTGCCCACATCCTGAAGATCGATAAGCAGGATATCGAAATGCTCAAACATGGTCCCGGTCGGCTTTCTTGTTTCGCCGTACAGGGAAAAAAGCGGTAATCCGCTGGCTGCATCCGTGGCATGATCGGACTCGATCATGTTATCCTGTTTTTCACTGAAAAAACCGTGTTGCGGAGAAAATAGGCAGGTCAGCTGGCCGGGAAAGGCCTGCATGATCAGGTCGCGACTGTGGCGAAAATGGCGGTCTGTGGAGGCCTGATTGCAGAGTAGGGCGAGGCGTTTGCCTGCGAAGGAGGTTGGGGGATTTGCTACGAGGTGTTCTATGCCTATGGTTATCATATTACGCTTTCACGGAATTCATTGCTATAAGTTCTCCTGTCTCATCGGAAACGGTCAGCAATTTGTACAGGCGTACAGTTAGATATTTATATTCATTCGGAAAAGATTTTTGAAGATTATTCAGACGGCTTCCTGATCGAGTTGGAATTTCTTCCACGAGAAAGCTGATCGTTACCTTCCAGATAGCGTCATCCTTTGCAAGTTCTTCAAGACGGCAATCCATAGCCTTTTCATACAACTCTTTAACGTTGGCAATGGCCTTGTCCGCAGCTTCTTTTGCGTTCATGTCATGTTTCAAATTGTCATGGGTTTTTATGGAGCTTTCTTTGAATCACCCAGTCTTTTTGGCGAGGAAAAATATAGCTTCCGTCTTTTTTGAACAGTGCGATATCTTTGTCGTTAATTGCGACAAGCAGGCCTTCGTGGAGAATCTTTCCATTCTTGTCTTGAATGACAGAGCAGGTATCTATTGCGACCGAGTCTATTTTTATTTTTGGGTCGGAAAAACAACCATTTTTTGTAAATTTACCAATTTTTTCTTCGGCAATATTCTGTCCCGCTAAATAAGCCACGCGAGAGGGAGACCACCAGAAGAAAAACATGAATAGCAGGCAATAAAATAACAACGAAAGAAAAGAGAACACCATCCAGATTACTCCGGTAGATTTCGCTAATTCATTATTTCTCCAATTGGCTAAAAATGCTATGCAATTTTCGATAAATTTTATCGCGGAAAACCTATCTCTTCTTTTAGAAAACCAGGAGATTCCAGTCATTATGCATATAGTTAAAAGAATAATAATTCCTGAACACCAATTTATCTGTATAATCAGCTCAATGATGTTGAAAAGAAAATATAACAGAATATGCGTAACAGCATAATAAGCATGGAGGTAAACATATTGGGTTGATATAGGAAAAATATCTGAATTAACACCAAATGTGCTCAAGTAACCTTGATAAAAGCTGATGCCTAGCAGATAAGCGACTACCGGAATAAGGGTGATAATCGCCGGGCCGATTAATTGGATACGAAAATTTTTCTTTCCGCTGTTCCCCTCTTCGTTATTATTCATTTCGCCTCCGCATCCATCTTCCGCAACTCCTCCAAAAATGCAGGCAGAAGCTCAGCCTCAGGCAGCTTTTTAAACACCACCCCTTTTTTAAAGATAATCCCGGTTCCGTGTCCCCCTGCAACACCGATATCCGCCTCTTTGGCCTCACCCGGCCCGTTAACCACGCAACCCATCACCGCAACCTTCAGATTGGATTGCATGGTCTGAAGAACCCGCTCCACTTCTTCAGCCAAGGAAAAAAGATCAATCCGAGTGCGCCCGCAGGTGGGGCAGGAGATCAGCTCCGGTCCACGCTCCCGGATACGCAGGGAGCGGAGTAATTCAAAGCCCACCCGTATCTCTTCCACCGGATCGCGGGTCAGGGAGATGCGGAAGGTGTCGCCGATGCCCTCAAAAAGGAGAATGCCCAAGGCCACGCTGGATTTGACTGTCCCGGCAATCAGGCCACCCGCCTCGGTTACCCCGATATGGAGGGGATAATCGGTACGCCGGGACAACTCTCGATATCCGGCCACCGTAGTCAGGGTATCAGAAGATTTGATGGATATTTTGATCTCATCAAAACCCAATTTTTCAATGGCTGCCACATTATTCAAAGCGCTTTCAATAAGGGCCTGACAGTTTTCCGGGGTCGGATAGCCGTATTTTGCCAGCAGATCTTTTTCAATGGATCCAGAATTAACACCCACCCGAATGGGAGCTTTATGCCTCTTGGCCGCATCCACCACCCGAGCCAGTTTATCCGGTCCGCCGAGATTGCCCGGATTGATGCGAATGGCCTGCGCCCCCTGTTCCAGAGCCGCCACCGCCAAGCGGGAATCAAAATGAATATCCGCAATCAAGGGGATGGTTATCTGTTCCCGGATGCTTCGAATCGCTTGAGCAGCTTCCATATCCGGCACTGCCACCCGAATGATCTCGCAGCCTGCCTCTTCCAACCCCTTGATTTGGCGCACCGTGGCTGCCGCATCGTGGGTGTCGGTGTTGGTCATGGACTGCACCGTGATCGGGGTGTCACCGCCCACCGGCGTGTCGCCAATAAATATCTTCTTGGTCTGTTTTCGTTGAATCATGGGAGGATTGATTATTGGAGTGTGAGAGGAGGGTGTTTTATGTTTTCGGTCTATAGACGGTTCTTTTTTTGCAGATTCACCTCTGCCTCTGAGGCCCGAACATACATGGGAGCAATGGTTGCAGGATCCTGGGTTTCTCCACGGATGAGCTGCTCAGCAGCCAGAAATCCGATGCGTGCTGCACTGGGGCTGCTCAGGGCAGGCGAGATCAGTTGCAGACCTTCCTTGTCTGTAAAGAGATCACAATATTCATTCAGGCCCGGACCGGCAAGAAGTGCGGGGCCGTTAATCCGCTCAAGCAGTCTTTCCGGGCGAATGGCCTCGACCGGGCTGCACTGCTCAGGCAGGCCATGTGGACCGGCCTGATAACAAGCTGCATAGACCTCCTGTTTCCGGGCATCAAGCAGGCACCAGAGCGGGCGATCAATAACCGGGCAGGAGAGGGCTATTGCATCTAAGGTCTGCACGCCGATAAACGGTTTTTGGGTGGCAAAAACAATCCCTTTAGCTGCTGCCATGCCAATCCGCAACCCCGTAAAGGAGCCGGGACCGAGACTGATTGCAATACCATCCAGATCCTCCCAGCTTAGCCCTGCTACCTGCATAACCCAATCGACTGAATCGAGGAGGCGTCGAGAATGGGTGACCTCTGGTTGGGCTGTGGCCTCAGCAAGGAGTTTGCCCTTATTGATGCCGCCTTTGGTCAGGGCTACACTGCCGCAGCCGGTAGCGGTTTCAAGGGATAATATAAGGGGATTATCAAGCACGGTTCAAGCCGCCAGCCATTGCCGAACAAGTCGAGCAATGTCATTGTAAAAGACAAAGATCATCAAGGAACCGAGCAGGGCAATACCGACTTTTTGAGCCCAGATCACGGCCTGATCGCTGAGCGGTTTTCCACGAACCGCCTCAATGCCGAGAAAGACGAGATGCCCACCGTCCAGCACCGGAATAGGGAGAAGGTTGAGTATTCCTAAGTTAATAGAAAGTAAGCCGGTAAAATGGAGCAATTGCATCAGGCCTGCTTCCCATTGCTGGCCAGCAAGTTCCGCAATGCGGATGGGGCCGCCGAGCTCAGATGCGGGAACGACCTGCTGAATAATTTTGACGATTCCCAGCAGGGTCAAGACGATGAGGTTCCAGGTCTGAAGAAAGGCGTACTTGATCGCTTCAACCGGGGAGGTATTTTTGTACTCCAGCTGTTCCGAGCGACTGATTCCCAAAAGATAGCGTTCACCAACCTCTTCGCCAAAGAGATTTTTTACCTTATCCATAGCCGGTGTTGCCGCGATGGTCATTGTTTCCTGCTTTCGCTGAACAACGATTTGGACTTCCTTGCCTCCTGAATCCCTGATCGAATCAGAAACCTGGGTCCATGTGCTGATATCTTGACCATCAATGGACAGGATGAGATCACCATCTTTCAAACCCGCTTTTTCCGCTACCGAGCCTGGGGAAACTTTACCGATAAGGCCTGATTCAATAAAATCCGGCAGACCGACAAAGTTAAACATAAGCCAAAAAAGAAACACGGCAAAAAACAGATTAAAGAGAGGCCCAGCAACAACAATACCGAAACGTTGCCACACGGTTTTATGGGTAAAAGAAACAGCCTGCTCTTCTTCGCTGATCTCTTCATCGGGCTGTTCACCGAACATCTTTACATAACCACCTAGAGGAAAGGCGGAAATGAGGTATTCGGTGTCGCCCCATTTCTTGCCGATCAGCTTATTGCCGAAGCCAAGGGAGAATTTCAGCACCCGGACCCCGAAGAGTTTGGCAAGGAGAAAATGTCCAAGCTCATGAACAAAGATCAGAACGCCGAGGACAAGAATAAATGATAGTAATGAATTCATATTTGATGAGACAATTATTTCGGATTATTGCGGATTATTTTGTAGTGCTGGGGCGGATACCCTGCTGTTTGCAGCCTACCTGGAAATTACTCATTACTTCAATGTGCTCTTCCGTCCCGGAGGTCGGATAGGTTATTCCTCATGAGCTGCTCGGGAAAAAGGATTATGTACAGATTATAGGCAGAAATGCCGATAAAAGTCATTCCAAAATTTCAATACATTTTTCCGGGCAAAAAGCCGCTGCCTGCCGAACAGCGTCGGTAATTTGGGGAGAGACGCTCACTAAGGCCGCCTTTTCAGTAGCTTCATCCATGCGAAAGACATCCGGGCACATCTCCGCGCAGGTCTCGCAGCCGCTGCATAGATAGGTATCAATAATGATTTCTGCCATGTTTCTCTCCGTCCTGCTGCGGTAAGGGGAATATAACGTGTACCATCTCAAAAAGTATTACTTTTTTTGAGAAATGTTTCGAGGTCGGTCTGATTTTTATAATCGTTACTAAATTTCCTGCGTTTTTCGAATATGGCCGTAATTGAGGGTAGCCACAAAGACACTGCCGCCGATAAGGTTCCCCAGCATGGCAAGGCCGATAAAACGTACTCCTTGCAGTAAGGAAAAATGATCAGAAATAAAAAGTGCGGTAAACATTTCAACAGATCCGGCAATGGAATGGTGCAGTCCGCCGAGCCCGATAAGAAAAGTAACAATGTAGATACAGATAATCTGGCTTAAAGCCGGGGTGGTGGCTAGGACCAGCCATCCGCCCAATGCCATCAACCAGCCAGCCAGAACTGCACTGAACAGGAGCGAGAAATTGCCGTATTCAACAAGATGATGGGCGATATGAATATAGCCTCTCTCTGCCTGAATCACCTGGTCTGTAGCAGTAAGGAGAAGCGCACCAACAATGGCACCAAGCATATTCCCCGAAAAAACAATCGCCCAGAGCCGAAGCAGCTGGAGACGATCCGCCTTGCCTTCAAGAACAGGGTAGACTGCTGTTGCCGTATGTTCGGTAAAGAGTTCTGTCCCGCTCATAATACAAATGATGAAGCCCAGCGGATAGACAAGGGCCATTGCAAAGCGGGCTAATAGGGGCTGTTGCAGGTCAATCATCAGGGTGGACATGACAGCTACTGCCATGACCGAAAAACTGAGAATGAGAGCTGCCGCTACAGAAGAAAGGGCTAAGGAAAGAAAAGGGCGCTGAATCTGTTCCAAGCCTTCAGTAATGGCTTTTTCCAGAATATCATCAGGATGGCGGGCCCCTTCATCATTTCGTTTAATAATAACAGAAATAAAATCGTTGTTTTCCTGGTCTCTCTCTGCTGACCGCTCTGTGTGTGCAGCCAGTGTCAATGGAGAGCCAAGTTTGTCCACCAGTTTGTTTTCCTGCTGTTTTTCGGTCAAATTATAGGTACCATGTTTGATGAAGCGTCTTCATCGTCTGTGTGAAATGGAATACAGGTAATTTTTTTGAAGCTGTATCGCAGCTATTCTACCAGCTCGAACACCTTTTGCTGGATATTGGCAATCACAATCGGCAGTTTATTTGGGTTGTCCTCTGCGGCCTTTTGTAATTCAGATCCCCATTGTTCCAACATATCAGTGTCGATTTTTCTGACATCGTTCTTCTTGCTCCATTCGCAACCTATTCGTATCCCGAGGTGATTCAAGGAGCGTTGAATCTCTTCCTTCTTTCTTTCCTGTTGTATTTTTTCAAGAATTCCCGTAGTTATTTCCTTCCAGCCCTGAACATAGAAGGTACCTTCTTGAAAGGTTGTAAACCATTCTTTCTCATCCTCGGAGAGTTCTTCTGGGTCTGGCAAGGGAATAGTGCAATAGTTCCCGTCCGTTTGCGTGTCGATGTGTTCAGCAAGGGCATGAGCCGCCGAAAAAGGCAAAATGCTGAAATAAAGAATAGTAGCAGCCAGGATGGTAATATGTAAATACATACGGTCCTCCACAATATTATTATATCATTGTATCAGCCCGTGTTGACGGGGTACTTGAATATATATTTAAATTCACTGATTAAGGCGACAGGGTTTTACTTCTGCAACCACCTGATTGTTAAAAGAAATTTAACAATATTATTATAACAGAAAATGATTTTCATTACAAGAAGATGCGGGGAGATTCAACAGAATCTTTATAGAGTTCTTCAGTTTCCCCTGTGGTGAGCATGTATAATACTGTAGTTGATCACAAAAAAAATAGCATTGAATAAAGGGTAACGAAACAAAGGAGACAGAGTGATGAGGCTGTCAAGACCAAGGTGTTGGCTTGGGAAATATGGTGCGCCTGAGGCGTTATAAAAGAGTCGCCAATGGTTGGTTTTTCAGCCGGTTTGCCAAAATATGATGATTCGCCGCCAAGCTGTATCCCAAGAGCGCCTGCCATGGCCGCTTCTGGCCAGCCTGAATTAGGGCTACTGTGCTGCTGTCTATCTCTCATAAGTACCCGAAAACTATTTTTCATATCAGAACGGCAGACAGGACGGCAAGTCAAGGCTGCAAGAACAAGGAATAAACCTGAAATCCGGGCAGGAAGAAAATTGACCACATCATCAAGCTGGGCTGCACAGGAACCGAATTGGAGATACCGTTCGTTTTTATATCCGAACATGGAGTCCATGGTATTGACGGCTTTGTAGAGCATGGCCGCTGTTGTTCCCCAGATAACTGGAGATCCGCTCAGGTATTGCCCGAAAGCTGCACCGATTACCGCCCAGAAGAGTGGTGCGACAATGCCGTCCGACATGTTTTCCGCAACGCTCTCCACGCAGGCCCGCACAATGCCTGCTTCGTCCAGCTGTTCTGTATCTCTCCCGACAATCATACGGACCTTTTTTCTTGCTGTCTCTAAATCAATAGTAAGTGCATTGAGAACCTGACCGGAGTGGCGAATCAGATCGCGGGCAGCAACGGTAGTATAGAGGATGAGGATAGCACCCAAAAGAAAAAAAGGTTGCGAAGCAAAGGATAAGAGGAAAAAGAGGCCGAGACAGACTCCGCCGGTGCTGCATAGGACAATCAGGACAGCCAGTCTGCCGCTATTATGTGCGTTCACTGGGAGCTTTCTGGTCCAGGATTCCGCCAGCAGGGCGGTTCGACCGATAATGCGGACCGGATGGGGAAACCAGCGTGGATCTCCTAAGAGGAGATCAAGGAGGCAGGCCAAAAAAAGAACAAGTAAAAAGAACATATGAAGGTTTAGCCGCACTCTTTGTCAAGCCAATTCAGGTACCCGGAAAATCCTGCTGAAATCGGCAATTGAATCACCTCGGGCAGTTCGTAGGCGTGATGGGCGATAATGGCTTTCTCTACCTTGGTATAGAGAGCAGATTTTGTCTTGATCAGGAGGAGTTTTTCAGCATCGTTGGCTATTTCCCCCTGCCAATGGTAATAACTTTGGATCGGCATGACTTGGACGCAGGCAGCTAAGCGTTCGGTGAGTAGAGTATCAATGATCTTTTTGCCGTTATCTTCATCTGCATAGGTTGTAATAATAAGGCAGTATTTTTCTTTCATTACTGTTCTGGAAATGATGGCTACGAGGCGATGAAGTTTTTCTGATTATTTCTGTGAGGAGCATATTTGACAAAAAACGCTCTGTTTTGCAAGGGGAATAGGATAAAAAAGCAAAGTCGGGCTTTCCTTAACGAGGAAAGCCCGACCGGCTACGTTGCTTGCAAAATAAATGATGGGCAGTTAATGCTGGGAATCCATCAGCTGGGTCAGCTGATCTCCCGAATGGACCTGTGCAACCGGCAGCCCCCAAGATACCGGGTTGAATCCTTCGCCTTCCTGTTTCATTTCCAAGCGCAAGCAGTTATTCGGTGCATCAAGTTTGAATAGTGCCCCCTCGGAAACAGCCTGCGCTGCAACAGACCCTGCTCTTATGACTGTAGGGACTGCGAATAAACAGATTTTATCGTTGGGTTCCATCCGCAGCGGCTTCTGTGGAGCAACCTTGAAGGCGCAAAAAGGCGCGTAATTCCCGTTAACAAGCGATGCAAGTCCGGCAGTAATCGTCCCGCTGTCAGTAGCTCTGTTGTTGACAAGAAGGATGGCGTTCTCTGGGCCACCTGATTCCACAGAAAAGCTCCCATCTTCCTGTAGGGTCACCTTTGAGCCGAGTTCCACCACCTCGGATGAAGCTGTCATGCGGATTGCCTTGTCCGATGGCATTGAAGAATCAACATAATACACTTTGTACAGTGGTTGATAGACATTTTTTACCTCGCCAGTCATCCTGATATATGGGACAGAGAACCAAACAGGAATCCCCGCAACCTGCCCGTCACTTTCAGCACCTTTAAATCCCAGGAGTTTGTACCCTCTCTGCTGCATGTACTCAAGTATCCTTTTCTGCTCTTTCTTCCGGAAATCAAAATTAATTGAATATGTTTTTTCCGTTTCCATGACCTGCTCCCTTTCTTCATGAGTAAAAGACTGTATAGTCGCCTTGACAGTGCAGCTCATCTATAGAGATTGAAGAAATTTTGGATGTAAATGGTATCGTGCGCGAAGCTGTGCGTTAACAGATGCCGCTTCTCCGGCTAACCATTGTCTTGCTGAGTCAGAGGGATTTGGGCAACAGGCTGTTCTGCATCTTGTCTGTGCAAAAAAGGGAAAGGGGGAGATGACAGGAATGTGTCCTGTCGCGATGGTTGAACCTGAGCAGAGTGTTGTTTCCGTAGTACGCATAACATACCTCCTGATATGAAGAGAAAGGCAGGTAACCCGGCGGTCTCCTTTATGGGGAGATCCGTGGCTTTCCGACACCGCCTCGCGACGGTTGTGGCTTTGTCAGCTTCCTGGTTCATCCAGAAAGCGAGGGACCTGCTCATTAATAAGCACGCCTTATGTTATAAATTAAAGATACATCTCATTATTGAACGCGTCAATTTTTTTCGCGCATAAATTGTATATTTTTTATACAATTTGCACTGTCAGTGTAGTTGGCGCGATGGATCAAGCGCATGCATCTTGATATGCCATGATTTTTTCATGAAAAATAATATATATTAAATTGTTAAATCTGGAGAGCATGGTCAATAGGTGGAATAGCGAACCAGTGGAACCTCACTGCTAAGCAGAGGGAGACGAAATTTTTTCCGGATTTTACTCGGAAGAACCTTGTTGGATGTATAAAAAATATGCACTCGATGTATGGTTAAATAGTAACGTTTGTACCCCAAGGCCCTAGCAGGTAGACCGGGTTGAAAATACCCGATAGCGCAAGCTCGCTATGTAAAAAATACCTATTAAGTTCATAAGATAAGAAAAGATTTGATTTTACGCTGTAATCAAGAGTAGAAATTTTTTGGTTTTTATTGACGAGAAAATAAAAAGATAGGGGGGATAGGTCTTCTTCAGGAGGGAGGGAGGCTTTTTCCGGCATATTTCTTGCTGGTTTGAATAAAATGTTTGTCAAGGAGGCTGAAAAAAGGGCAGGAATCAGGAATTAAAAAATTGTAAAAGCATACAGAAAAGAACGGACTATGAGCTATTATTATCTGATCAAGTCGATGACAGAGGATGGATTCGGGGAGTTACGCTTTGTTGATAACGGGCAGGAATCACGAATTTCTCGGGTAAAGAAGTCTGATATTGAGGCGATAGAGTGTCTTCTTGATGTTCGCCCTGGTACATTGAGCAATAATGCGTATTTTTTTGAGTCTGATGCGTGCAAATGCCAATGTCAAAAAACAATAACAATGTACGACTTTGTTTTTACCTCATTGGTGGATTCCGCCTATTCGAAATCGCTTGTTCTGCGTACCTTGCTCAGTACAAATTTTGTTGCTCGGAAAGCTCCACAAAAGATTCGCTGTTCTTCCTGCGGAAGAAGCGGTATGTATATGAGTAAATGTAAAATGTCTTATTATGGCTATTACGATACTGCCGCATAATTTTCCTTCCTCTTCTTGCCGGAAGTGTGGGGTAACAAGCTGCACGCTATCCTGTTATTGCTACTCTCATCCCGACACTTCCAAAACAATAATTCGGTGGGTAACGGTCGCGGCAGGCTGATCGAACAAAGCAGGCGTCATTCGCCCAGGATCCACCGCGTACTGAGCGGTATCGGCCTTTCTTCGGTCCTTGCGGATCAACTCTAGATTGTGATTCCCGTGACTCCAAATCGGGTTGCCAATAATCCTGACACCATTCCCAGACATTTCCGTGCATTTCGTATAATCCCCAGTTGTTACATGGGAGATTTTTTACAGCAACGGTTCTTTTGCGATACATTTTTTCATCCTCGGCAGGACGGTAGGGGTATTTTCCGTTATAGTTGACCAGCTCTGGGGAAATATCAGAGCCCAGGGAAAAGGGAGAAGTCGTCCCGGCCCGACAGGCATATTCCCATTCCGCCTCCGAGGGCAGTCGGGCATGAAGACCTGGTATGCGTCGATTAAGGCACTGAATGAAGATTTGGGCATCGTGCCAGCTTATCCGTTCAACCGGATGCCGGTCACCCACGAAGCCGCTCGGAGAAATTCCCATCACGGCGTACCACATTTGTTGAGTAACCGCAGTATCAGCCAGCCAGAACCCTTGAGAAAGGGTAACCTTATGTTGCGTTTCCCGACCCAACCAAGGACGCTGTCCGTTTTCATCCTTGGCTGCGCCCATGAGAAAGGTTCCCGGCCTGATCCAACGGAGGATCTGACGGATGTGTTGCAGGGCAAAACTCA from Candidatus Electrothrix communis encodes the following:
- a CDS encoding formylglycine-generating enzyme family protein, translating into MPGKESKGMLYRNHLSPPQFPAPWAVDWGEDKYGLWMSFALQHIRQILRWIRPGTFLMGAAKDENGQRPWLGRETQHKVTLSQGFWLADTAVTQQMWYAVMGISPSGFVGDRHPVERISWHDAQIFIQCLNRRIPGLHARLPSEAEWEYACRAGTTSPFSLGSDISPELVNYNGKYPYRPAEDEKMYRKRTVAVKNLPCNNWGLYEMHGNVWEWCQDYWQPDLESRESQSRVDPQGPKKGRYRSVRGGSWANDACFVRSACRDRYPPNYCFGSVGMRVAITG
- the cbiB gene encoding adenosylcobinamide-phosphate synthase CbiB, translated to MFFLLVLFLACLLDLLLGDPRWFPHPVRIIGRTALLAESWTRKLPVNAHNSGRLAVLIVLCSTGGVCLGLFFLLSFASQPFFLLGAILILYTTVAARDLIRHSGQVLNALTIDLETARKKVRMIVGRDTEQLDEAGIVRACVESVAENMSDGIVAPLFWAVIGAAFGQYLSGSPVIWGTTAAMLYKAVNTMDSMFGYKNERYLQFGSCAAQLDDVVNFLPARISGLFLVLAALTCRPVCRSDMKNSFRVLMRDRQQHSSPNSGWPEAAMAGALGIQLGGESSYFGKPAEKPTIGDSFITPQAHHISQANTLVLTASSLCLLCFVTLYSMLFFL
- the cutA gene encoding divalent-cation tolerance protein CutA; protein product: MKEKYCLIITTYADEDNGKKIIDTLLTERLAACVQVMPIQSYYHWQGEIANDAEKLLLIKTKSALYTKVEKAIIAHHAYELPEVIQLPISAGFSGYLNWLDKECG